One genomic window of Manihot esculenta cultivar AM560-2 chromosome 16, M.esculenta_v8, whole genome shotgun sequence includes the following:
- the LOC110604251 gene encoding protein GID8 homolog isoform X2, whose product MSLFWIVIRHLAEFEAMATSKKVITREEWEKKLNDVKIRKSDMNKLVMNFLVTEGYVDAAEKFRIESGTEHIDLATITDRMAVKKAVQSGNVEDAIEKVNDLNPEILDTNPQLFFHLQQQRLIELIRNGKVEEALEFAQEELAPRGEENQSFLEELERTVALLAFEDVTNCPVGELLDISQRLKTASEVNAAILSSQSHEKDPKLPSLLKMLMWAQNQLDEKAAYPRINNISTAILEDPSV is encoded by the exons ATGTCATTGTTCTGGATTGTGATTCGTCATCTTGCAGAGTTCGAGGCAATG GCTACATCAAAAAAGGTAATTACTAGAGAAGAGTGGGAAAAGAAGCTCAATGATGTGAAGATTAGGAAAAGTGACATGAATAAATTGGTGATGAACTTTCTTGTCACTGAGGGTTATGTTGATGCTGCTGAGAAATTCCGGATTGAGTCTGGAACTGAAC ATATAGATCTTGCAACAATCACAGATCGCATGGCTGTTAAGAAGGCGGTACAGTCTGGAAATGTGGAGGATGCAATTGAGAAAGTTAATGATTTAAATCCTGAG ATACTGGATACAAATCCCCAACTGTTTTTCCATCTTCAACAGCAGCGGTTAATAGAATTGATTCGAAACGGAAAAGTGGAAGAGGCTTTGGAGTTTGCCCAGGAGGAGCTTGCACCCAGGGGTGAAGAAAAT CAGAGTTTCTTAGAGGAGTTGGAGAGGACTGTTGCCCTGCTGGCTTTTGAAGATGTCACCAACTGCCCTGTTGGAGAACTTCTGGACATCTCACAACGCCTGAAGACAGCGAGTGAAGTGAATGCGGCTATCCTTAGTAGCCAGAGTCACGAAAAAG ATCCAAAGCTTCCAAGTTTGTTAAAAATGTTGATGTGGGCTCAGAACCAACTTGATGAGAAAGCTGCTTATCCTCGAATAAACAATATATCAACAGCCATCCTTGAAGATCCTTCTGTTTGA
- the LOC110604251 gene encoding protein GID8 homolog isoform X5 — MSLFWIVIRHLAEFEAMATSKKVITREEWEKKLNDVKIRKSDMNKLVMNFLVTEGYVDAAEKFRIESGTEHIDLATITDRMAVKKAVQSGNVEDAIEKVNDLNPEQSFLEELERTVALLAFEDVTNCPVGELLDISQRLKTASEVNAAILSSQSHEKDPKLPSLLKMLMWAQNQLDEKAAYPRINNISTAILEDPSV, encoded by the exons ATGTCATTGTTCTGGATTGTGATTCGTCATCTTGCAGAGTTCGAGGCAATG GCTACATCAAAAAAGGTAATTACTAGAGAAGAGTGGGAAAAGAAGCTCAATGATGTGAAGATTAGGAAAAGTGACATGAATAAATTGGTGATGAACTTTCTTGTCACTGAGGGTTATGTTGATGCTGCTGAGAAATTCCGGATTGAGTCTGGAACTGAAC ATATAGATCTTGCAACAATCACAGATCGCATGGCTGTTAAGAAGGCGGTACAGTCTGGAAATGTGGAGGATGCAATTGAGAAAGTTAATGATTTAAATCCTGAG CAGAGTTTCTTAGAGGAGTTGGAGAGGACTGTTGCCCTGCTGGCTTTTGAAGATGTCACCAACTGCCCTGTTGGAGAACTTCTGGACATCTCACAACGCCTGAAGACAGCGAGTGAAGTGAATGCGGCTATCCTTAGTAGCCAGAGTCACGAAAAAG ATCCAAAGCTTCCAAGTTTGTTAAAAATGTTGATGTGGGCTCAGAACCAACTTGATGAGAAAGCTGCTTATCCTCGAATAAACAATATATCAACAGCCATCCTTGAAGATCCTTCTGTTTGA
- the LOC110603660 gene encoding kelch-like protein 21: MGALASPLQPITPPPSSEFSLSKYRVCASFCNKNTSNWIECYDPSNNSWSYLSSIPGLLSNHVLKDFVMVSLTDSIYIIGGRLCHKERSPSRFSEEEVNVVGIEVSSLVLRYNVRLNEWSECAPMKMPRYYFACTAWNNKIYVAGGKSNLDSARGTSSAEAYDPVLDVWTSLPSMSTLRYKCVGVIFQSKIHVVGGFAVKVNSDKMEPFIMERSSAEVYDIQEGKWELVAGMWQLDVPPNQIVATGGRLFSSGDCLKDWKGHIEVYDGRLNMWDVVDGSHLQTLNSAISTSDANSENRPPRQRLYLTMAPIGTHLYFLAGYRMAGELPRTISMVHIFDTSLSSDAWRSFEPVEEDGEKQLCSHCCVVQIS; the protein is encoded by the coding sequence ATGGGTGCTCTCGCTTCTCCTCTTCAGCCAATAACGCCACCACCTTCATCGGAATTTTCTTTGTCTAAATATAGGGTTTGTGCCTCATTTTGTAATAAGAACACTTCCAACTGGATAGAATGTTATGATCCTTCTAACAATTCTTGGAGTTATCTTAGTTCCATTCCAGGACTACTTAGTAATCATGTCTTGAAAGATTTTGTAATGGTTTCGTTAACtgattcaatttatattattgGCGGCCGATTATGTCACAAGGAAAGATCACCTTCGAGATTCAGTGAAGAAGAAGTTAATGTTGTTGGGATTGAAGTAAGTTCGTTGGTTTTACGTTACAATGTTCGATTAAATGAATGGTCTGAATGTGCTCCGATGAAGATGCCACGTTATTATTTTGCATGTACTGCAtggaataataaaatttacgtTGCAGGAGGTAAGTCTAATTTAGATAGTGCCAGGGGAACTTCAAGTGCCGAGGCATATGATCCAGTGCTTGATGTATGGACTTCTTTACCTAGTATGAGTACATTAAGGTATAAATGTGTAGGCGTAATATTTCAAAGTAAGATCCATGTTGTCGGAGGGTTTGCAGTGAAAGTGAATTCAGATAAAATGGAGCCATTCATAATGGAGCGAAGTTCTGCTGAGGTGTACGACATTCAAGAAGGGAAATGGGAGCTCGTGGCAGGAATGTGGCAGCTGGATGTGCCACCTAATCAAATTGTGGCCACTGGTGGGAGGCTATTCAGCTCCGGTGATTGTCTAAAAGACTGGAAAGGTCACATAGAGGTATACGATGGGAGGCTTAATATGTGGGATGTGGTTGATGGATCACATTTACAAACTCTCAATTCTGCTATTTCCACATCAGATGCCAACTCAGAAAATAGGCCACCAAGGCAACGGCTGTACCTCACGATGGCACCAATTGGGACCCATTTGTATTTTCTGGCAGGGTATCGAATGGCTGGAGAATTGCCACGTACGATCTCAATGGTTCATATTTTTGATACCTCATTAAGCAGTGATGCATGGAGAAGCTTTGAGCCCGTAGAAGAGGATGGAGAAAAGCAGCTATGTAGCCATTGTTGTGTTGTTCAGATTTCTTAG
- the LOC110604251 gene encoding protein GID8 homolog isoform X1 codes for MSLFWIVIRHLAEFEAMATSKKVITREEWEKKLNDVKIRKSDMNKLVMNFLVTEGYVDAAEKFRIESGTEPDIDLATITDRMAVKKAVQSGNVEDAIEKVNDLNPEILDTNPQLFFHLQQQRLIELIRNGKVEEALEFAQEELAPRGEENQSFLEELERTVALLAFEDVTNCPVGELLDISQRLKTASEVNAAILSSQSHEKDPKLPSLLKMLMWAQNQLDEKAAYPRINNISTAILEDPSV; via the exons ATGTCATTGTTCTGGATTGTGATTCGTCATCTTGCAGAGTTCGAGGCAATG GCTACATCAAAAAAGGTAATTACTAGAGAAGAGTGGGAAAAGAAGCTCAATGATGTGAAGATTAGGAAAAGTGACATGAATAAATTGGTGATGAACTTTCTTGTCACTGAGGGTTATGTTGATGCTGCTGAGAAATTCCGGATTGAGTCTGGAACTGAAC CAGATATAGATCTTGCAACAATCACAGATCGCATGGCTGTTAAGAAGGCGGTACAGTCTGGAAATGTGGAGGATGCAATTGAGAAAGTTAATGATTTAAATCCTGAG ATACTGGATACAAATCCCCAACTGTTTTTCCATCTTCAACAGCAGCGGTTAATAGAATTGATTCGAAACGGAAAAGTGGAAGAGGCTTTGGAGTTTGCCCAGGAGGAGCTTGCACCCAGGGGTGAAGAAAAT CAGAGTTTCTTAGAGGAGTTGGAGAGGACTGTTGCCCTGCTGGCTTTTGAAGATGTCACCAACTGCCCTGTTGGAGAACTTCTGGACATCTCACAACGCCTGAAGACAGCGAGTGAAGTGAATGCGGCTATCCTTAGTAGCCAGAGTCACGAAAAAG ATCCAAAGCTTCCAAGTTTGTTAAAAATGTTGATGTGGGCTCAGAACCAACTTGATGAGAAAGCTGCTTATCCTCGAATAAACAATATATCAACAGCCATCCTTGAAGATCCTTCTGTTTGA
- the LOC110603972 gene encoding uncharacterized protein LOC110603972 gives MGCCVSATHGRGTSTKSQNFQVGSEPLKPKSTLESRAPPPSVEEETVKEVLSEIPKLKPPPTPPLQLPQLLQPIKNEQKEIHLQETNKKKIHIEPPFLDEKIEPNRKKNEFIFQEEEISEQLSEVCSLSCSETVSTTTFNNDKRDDADDDDGEEVKQRAKKSPAAKLAPRNRGVSSDFGPRRDRIVGKSPDKRNNASRTVRSVQSRESVNYQVGRRGLNRPEANGRDPGESSGRRSRSPATTRSTMGRSPSSRRVNRSPSGGRTNLPQSGGIMDMEGKWPSTSTTNDTTTNESLENPLVSLECFIFL, from the coding sequence ATGGGTTGTTGTGTAAGCGCCACCCACGGCCGTGGAACTTCGACAAAGAGCCAGAATTTTCAAGTGGGATCTGAGCCTTTGAAGCCCAAGTCAACTCTTGAAAGTAGAGCTCCACCTCCTTCTGTTGAAGAAGAAACCGTTAAGGAAGTCCTCTCTGAAATTCCTAAACTCAAACCACCGCCAACACCACCACTGCAACTACCTCAACTTCTACAACCGATCAAGAATGAGCAGAAGGAAATCCACCTTCAAGAAACTAACAAGAAGAAAATCCACATTGAGCCaccgtttcttgatgagaagaTCGAACCTAATAGGAAGAAGAATGAGTTCATTTTCCAAGAAGAAGAGATCTCTGAACAATTGTCAGAAGTCTGTAGCTTGAGCTGCAGCGAGACCGTGTCAACTACGACATTCAACAATGACAAAAGGGATGATGCTGATGATGACGATGGAGAGGAAGTGAAGCAAAGAGCAAAGAAATCTCCGGCAGCAAAATTGGCTCCAAGAAACAGGGGAGTCTCAAGCGATTTTGGCCCTAGGAGAGACAGAATTGTGGGGAAGTCACCGGACAAAAGAAACAATGCCAGTCGTACAGTGAGGTCGGTTCAAAGCAGGGAATCGGTTAATTACCAGGTGGGAAGGCGAGGGTTGAATAGGCCCGAGGCAAATGGGAGAGACCCAGGTGAGAGCTCCGGAAGGAGGTCCAGGTCACCTGCCACCACTAGATCTACAATGGGTCGTAGCCCGTCATCAAGGAGAGTGAATAGGTCTCCGAGTGGGGGAAGAACGAATCTCCCCCAGAGCGGTGGCATCATGGACATGGAGGGAAAGTGGCCAAGCACTTCAACTACAAATGATACTACAACAAATGAGTCACTCGAAAACCCACTTGTTTCTCTTGAATGTTTCATCTTTCTATGA
- the LOC110603378 gene encoding uncharacterized protein At5g65660, which yields MVEQHGGYSAWPPIGSPLLNVPRDDRWRHFDNSVNAVSFGFVATAILISMFLVMAIFERFLRPTSGRTHGDLESQMGFNAKLGHPSPKMTVYANGVSVLMPGDNVPTFIAHPAPVPCPPEPICCPHELHMNSFSNPSSIANSRTSSSLSREN from the exons ATGGTTGAACAACATGGTGGTTACAGTGCCTGGCCACCTATTGGATCTCCATTACTGAATGTGCCAAGAGATGACCGTTGGAGGCACTTTGACAACTCTGTTAATGCAGTGTCTTTTGGGTTCGTAGCAACTGCCATTCTCATCTCAATGTTCTTAGTCATGGCCATTTTTGAAAGATTTCTCAGACCCACCTCTGGCAGAACCCATGGTGACCTCGAGTCCCAGATGGGTTTCAATGCCAAGCTTGGCCACCCATCACCAAAA ATGACTGTATATGCCAATGGAGTTTCAGTGTTAATGCCTGGAGATAATGTTCCCACCTTTATAGCACACCCAGCACCAGTGCCTTGTCCCCCTGAACCCATTTGCTGCCCACATGAACTTCATATGAATTCATTTTCAAACCCAAGCTCCATTGCAAACTCAAgaacaagctcaagcttgaGTCGAGAAAACTAA
- the LOC110604251 gene encoding protein GID8 homolog isoform X4 — protein sequence MSLFWIVIRHLAEFEAMATSKKVITREEWEKKLNDVKIRKSDMNKLVMNFLVTEGYVDAAEKFRIESGTEPDIDLATITDRMAVKKAVQSGNVEDAIEKVNDLNPEQSFLEELERTVALLAFEDVTNCPVGELLDISQRLKTASEVNAAILSSQSHEKDPKLPSLLKMLMWAQNQLDEKAAYPRINNISTAILEDPSV from the exons ATGTCATTGTTCTGGATTGTGATTCGTCATCTTGCAGAGTTCGAGGCAATG GCTACATCAAAAAAGGTAATTACTAGAGAAGAGTGGGAAAAGAAGCTCAATGATGTGAAGATTAGGAAAAGTGACATGAATAAATTGGTGATGAACTTTCTTGTCACTGAGGGTTATGTTGATGCTGCTGAGAAATTCCGGATTGAGTCTGGAACTGAAC CAGATATAGATCTTGCAACAATCACAGATCGCATGGCTGTTAAGAAGGCGGTACAGTCTGGAAATGTGGAGGATGCAATTGAGAAAGTTAATGATTTAAATCCTGAG CAGAGTTTCTTAGAGGAGTTGGAGAGGACTGTTGCCCTGCTGGCTTTTGAAGATGTCACCAACTGCCCTGTTGGAGAACTTCTGGACATCTCACAACGCCTGAAGACAGCGAGTGAAGTGAATGCGGCTATCCTTAGTAGCCAGAGTCACGAAAAAG ATCCAAAGCTTCCAAGTTTGTTAAAAATGTTGATGTGGGCTCAGAACCAACTTGATGAGAAAGCTGCTTATCCTCGAATAAACAATATATCAACAGCCATCCTTGAAGATCCTTCTGTTTGA
- the LOC110604251 gene encoding protein GID8 homolog isoform X3 codes for MSLFWIVIRHLAEFEAMATSKKVITREEWEKKLNDVKIRKSDMNKLVMNFLVTEGYVDAAEKFRIESGTEPDIDLATITDRMAVKKAVQSGNVEDAIEKVNDLNPEILDTNPQLFFHLQQQRLIELIRNGKVEEALEFAQEELAPRGEENSFLEELERTVALLAFEDVTNCPVGELLDISQRLKTASEVNAAILSSQSHEKDPKLPSLLKMLMWAQNQLDEKAAYPRINNISTAILEDPSV; via the exons ATGTCATTGTTCTGGATTGTGATTCGTCATCTTGCAGAGTTCGAGGCAATG GCTACATCAAAAAAGGTAATTACTAGAGAAGAGTGGGAAAAGAAGCTCAATGATGTGAAGATTAGGAAAAGTGACATGAATAAATTGGTGATGAACTTTCTTGTCACTGAGGGTTATGTTGATGCTGCTGAGAAATTCCGGATTGAGTCTGGAACTGAAC CAGATATAGATCTTGCAACAATCACAGATCGCATGGCTGTTAAGAAGGCGGTACAGTCTGGAAATGTGGAGGATGCAATTGAGAAAGTTAATGATTTAAATCCTGAG ATACTGGATACAAATCCCCAACTGTTTTTCCATCTTCAACAGCAGCGGTTAATAGAATTGATTCGAAACGGAAAAGTGGAAGAGGCTTTGGAGTTTGCCCAGGAGGAGCTTGCACCCAGGGGTGAAGAAAAT AGTTTCTTAGAGGAGTTGGAGAGGACTGTTGCCCTGCTGGCTTTTGAAGATGTCACCAACTGCCCTGTTGGAGAACTTCTGGACATCTCACAACGCCTGAAGACAGCGAGTGAAGTGAATGCGGCTATCCTTAGTAGCCAGAGTCACGAAAAAG ATCCAAAGCTTCCAAGTTTGTTAAAAATGTTGATGTGGGCTCAGAACCAACTTGATGAGAAAGCTGCTTATCCTCGAATAAACAATATATCAACAGCCATCCTTGAAGATCCTTCTGTTTGA